A window of Pullulanibacillus sp. KACC 23026 genomic DNA:
GCGATGAGCCGACATCGAGGTGCCAAACCTCCCCGTCGATGTGGACTCTTGGGGGAGATAAGCCTGTTATCCCCAGGGTAGCTTTTATCCGTTGAGCGATGGCCCTTCCATGCGGCGCCACCGGATCACTAAGCCCGACTTTCGTCCCTGCTCGACTTGTAGGTCTCGCAGTCAAGCTCCCTTGTGCCTTTACACTCTGCGAATGATTTCCAACCATTCTGAGGGAACCTTTGGGCGCCTCCGTTACTCTTTAGGAGGCGACCGCCCCAGTCAAACTGCCCACCTGACACTGTCTCCGAACCGGATTACGGTCCCGGGTTAGAATGTCCATACCGAAAGGGTAGTATTCCACCGACGCCTCCACCGAACCTGGCGGTCCGGCTTCAAAGGCTCCTACCTATCCTATACAATCGATACAGACATCCAATATCAAGCTGCAGTAAAGCTCCATGGGGTCTTTCCGTCCTGTCGCGGGTAACCTGCATCTTCACAGGTACTATAATTTCACCGGGTCTCTCGTTGAGACAGTATCCAAGTCGTTGCACCTTTCGTGCGGGTCGGAACTTACCCGACAAGGAATTTCGCTACCTTAGGACCGTTATAGTTACGGCCGCCGTTTACTGGGGCTTCAATTCAGAGCTTCTCCTAAAAGGATAACCCCTCCTCTTAACCTTCCAGCACCGGGCAGGTGTCAGCCCCTATACATCACCTTTCGGTTTAGCAGAGACCTGTGTTTTTGCTAAACAGTCGCTTGGATCTTTTCACTGCGGCTCAGCAGGGCTATTCACCCCGCCAAGCACCCCTTCTCCCGAAGTTACGGGGTCATTTTGCCGAGTTCCTTAACGAGAGTTCTCCCGAGCGTCTTAGGATTCTCTCCTCGCCTACCTGTGTCGGTTTGGGGTACGGGCACCTTGAGACTCGCTAGAGGCTTTTCTTGGCAGTGTAAGCACGGGCACTTCGGTACTAAAATTCCCTCCCCATCACAGCTCAGCCTTACGAAGGCGGGATTTGCCTCACCTTCAGCCTTACTGCTTGGACGCGCATAACCAACAGCGCGCTTGCCTTGCCTTCCTGCGTCCCCCCATTGCTCAAACGTCTACTGGTGGTACAGGAATATCAACCTGTTGTCCATCGCCTACGCCTTCCGGCCTCGGCTTAGGTCCCGACTAACCCTGAGCGGACGAACCTTCCTCAGGAACCCTTAGGCTTTCGACGGAGGGGATTCTCACCCCTCTTTTCGTTACTCATACCGGCATTCTCACTTCTAAGCGCTCCAGCAAACCTTCCAGTTTACCTTCTCTGCCCTTAGAACGCTCCCCTACCATCCCATTGGGATCCATAGCTTCGGTGATACGTTTAGCCCCGTTACATTTTCGGCGCAGCGCCACTCGACCAGTGAGCTATTACGCACTCTTTAAATGGTGGCTGCTTCTAAGCCAACATCCTGGTTGTCTGGGCAACGCCACATCCTTTGCCACTTAACGTATACTTGGGGACCTTAGCTGATGGTCTGGGCTGTTTCCCTCTCGACGACGGATCTTATCACTCGCCGTCTGACTCCCGAGGATGAGTCCTTGGCATTCGGAGTTTGACTGAACTCGGTAACCCTGTGGGGGCCCCTCACTCAATCAGTGCTCTACCTCCAAGTCTCTTCCCTCGAGGCTAGCCCTAAAGCTATTTCGGGGAGAACCAGCTATCTCCGAGTTCGATTGGCATTTCACCCCTACCCACACCTCATCCCCGCACTTTTCAACGTGCGTGGGTTCGGGCCTCCATTCAGTGTTACCTGAACTTCACCCTGGACATGGGTAGATCACACGGTTTCGGGTCTACAACCTTAAACTATCGCCCTATTCAGACTCGCTTTCGCTCTGGCTCCGTCTCTTCAACTTAACCTTGCTTAAGATCGTAACTCGCCGGTCCATTCTACAAAAGGTACGCCGTCATCCCCCCGGGTCCCCGCAAAAGCCTGCTTTTGTGGGTGGGGAGGACTTCGACTACTTGTAAGCACACGGTTTCAGGATCTCTTTCACTCCCCTTCCGGGGTGCTTTTCACCTTTCCCTCACGGTACTGGTTCACTATCGGTCACTAGGGAGTATTTAGCCTTGGGAGATGGTCCTCCCGGATTCCGACGGGGTTTCACGTGTCCCGCCGTACTCAGGATCCACTCAGGTTGGGGGTCTGTTTCGACTACAGGGCTGTTACCTTCTCTGGCCGGCCTTTCCAAACCGGTTCGTCTACAGCTCCCCTTCCGGGATGAGTGTCCTACAACCCCAAGAGGCAAGCCTCTTGGTTTGGGCTGTTCCCGTTTCGCTCGCCACTACTAAGGGAATCGCATTTGCTTTCTCTTCCTCTGGGTACTTAGATGTTTCAGTTCCCCAGGTCTGCCTTCCATACCCTATGTATTCAGGTAAGGATACTGCCCGTTCAGGGCAGTGGGTTTCCCCATTCGGAAATCTCCGGATCAAAGCCTACTTACAGCTCCCCGAAGCATATCGGTGTTCGTTCCGTCCTTCATCGGCTCCTAGTGCCAAGGCATCCACCGTGCGCTCTTATTCGCTTAACCTTGTTACAATTGATGTCTTGTTTGCACTTCATTATCCAGTTTTCAAGGGACGATTTCGAGTGTTCACACACTCAAAACCAAACAAATAACCAAAAGCACCTAACGCTAAGAATCGTTTCCTTAGAAAGGAGGTGATCCAGCCGCACCTTCCGATACGGCTACCTTGTTACGACTTCACCCCAATCATCTGTCCCACCTTCGGCGGCTGGTTCCTTACGGTTACCTCACCGACTTCGGGTGTTACAAACTCTCGTGGTGTGACGGGCGGTGTGTACAAGGCCCGGGAACGTATTCACCGCGGCATGCTGATCCGCGATTACTAGCAATTCCGGCTTCATGCAGGCGAGTTGCAGCCTGCAATCCGAACTGAGAGTGGCTTTATGGGATTCGCTCGACCTCGCGGTTTCGCTGCCCTTTGTACCACCCATTGTAGCACGTGTGTAGCCCAGGTCATAAGGGGCATGATGATTTGACGTCATCCCCACCTTCCTCCGGTTTGTCACCGGCAGTCACCTTAGAGTGCCCAACTGAATGCTGGCAACTAAGATCAAGGGTTGCGCTCGTTGCGGGACTTAACCCAACATCTCACGACACGAGCTGACGACAACCATGCACCACCTGTCACTCTGTCCCCCGAAGGGGAAAGCCCTATCTCTAGGGTGGTCAGAGGATGTCAAGACCTGGTAAGGTTCTTCGCGTTGCTTCGAATTAAACCACATGCTCCACTGCTTGTGCGGGCCCCCGTCAATTCCTTTGAGTTTCAGCCTTGCGGCCGTACTCCCCAGGCGGAGTGCTTAATGTGTTAACGTCAGCACTGAAGGGTGGCCCCTCCAACACCTAGCACTCATCGTTTACGGCGTGGACTACCAGGGTATCTAATCCTGTTTGCTCCCCACGCTTTCGCGCCTCAGCGTCAGTTACAGACCAGAGAGCCGCTTTCGCCACTGGTGTTCCTCCACATCTCTACGCATTTCACCGCTACACGTGGAATTCCACTCTCCTCTTCTGCACTCAAGCTCCCCAGTTTCCAATGACCCTCCACGGTTGAGCCGTGGGCTTTCACATCAGACTTAAGAAGCCGCCTGCGCGCGCTTTACGCCCAATAATTCCGGACAACGCTTGCCCCCTACGTATTACCGCGGCTGCTGGCACGTAGTTAGCCGGGGCTTTCTGGTCAGATACCGTCAAGGTGATAGCATTTCCTCTATCACTTGTTCTTCTCTGACAACAGAGCTTTACGATCCGAAGACCTTCATCGCTCACGCGGCGTTGCTCGGTCAGACTTTCGTCCATTGCCGAAGATTCCCTACTGCTGCCTCCCGTAGGAGTCTGGGCCGTGTCTCAGTCCCAGTGTGGCCGATCACCCTCTCAGGTCGGCTACGCATCGTCGCCTTGGTAGGCTATTACCCCACCAACTAGCTAATGCGCCGCGGGCCCATCTGTAAGTGATGGCAGAACCATCTTTTACATTGACACCATGCAGTGTCAACGATTATCCGGTATTAGCTCCGGTTTCCCGAAGTTATCCCAGTCTTACAGGCAGGTTGCCCACGTGTTACTCACCCGTCCGCCGCTCGATCCACAACCATCACCCCGAAGGGATCTGGAAGTTTCACGCGCTCGACTTGCATGTATTAGGCACGCCGCCAGCGTTCGTCCTGAGCCAGGATCAAACTCTCAAAAAAAGTGCAGTTAAAGCACTGCTGGCTTTTGCCGAGGACAGATCTCTTCTGAAAAGAGGCCTGTCCCCCTTTAAAAAACTATGTTCGTTTGATTCCTAGCGTTAAACTCAAAGTATAACTTTGACTGGCGCTTTTGGTTTTTGTTTAGTTTTCAATGTACGAAACAATCTATTAATCTTTCACTATCAATCGCCGTCTCTCAAAAGCGACTTTATTATCTTATCACACCAACAAGATGAAGTCAACAAGTTTTTTCTTCGTTAAAATCATCCGTCAGAAGCGACGCTTATTAATATATCATCTTAAACGAGTTACGTCAACAACTTTATTTCTAAATAATTCATGTTCACTCTATAATAGCTTATACCTTCCTATACATTTAGTAATTCAGTTCTATCAATATTGGGACAAACGCACTAGGCTTCTCAGCCGAACTTGTCTTGCTAATTCCATGGCTAAGGCTATCATTCTCGGGTCTATGCAAAACTAAAGGATAATGCACCTATATTTTTAGGGAATTTAGACAAGCCAACACGGAGAATGTCATCGGGGTAAATTCATGACGTGCTTCAAGCAAAAGGCTCCTTGCGACTAAAAGCATACGCTCTGTAGTTGGCTTCCTCAAGCACTAGCCAACACGAAAAATTTCACCGAAGTAAATTCATGAGGGTACTTCAAGAAAGAGGTTTGTTCGTCACCATCTTAGTTTTATGTAAACTCAATCGGTTATTTACTTTTACCTCTTAATTAGGAAATTAAATAGAAGATGAATTTGGATCTCTAGAACAGGCTTATTGGAAAGCTCGGGCAAATCATTCTCGTCAAAAAAGGCAACATCCGCTGTTTCGACCCCCTTTTCAGCCTGTCCCCCTACAATTTCACAATGAATAAACAATTTATAATAATGAAAAGGATGGGAGGATGAGGATGTCTATTATAATCCCAAACCGCAAGAAACTTTGTTGTAATGACATCAAATCCAGCTTCTTCTTTTATTTCTTTAATAATATTTTCCCATGGAGATATGCCAATATCACAAAATCCTCCCAGAAGTAACCGTAGATTATCTAATTTTTTTACCATTAAAAGCTTTTGATCCTCGAAGACGGCTCCTCGGATATCAACCTTTGGGGTTAATACCCCATTTCAGTTGTAAATAAATTTGGTATATTCGTTTAAAATCTCCATGCTCATTTCACGAAGTTGTCCGAAGCGGTCACGATCAAAAGGGTCTTTCGTAATCAGATACATTTACACCAGCTATGTTCACCAATGCAACAACCGATAGACCCAAATCAGGAAAAACAAGAAAATCAGAGGAAACTCCTTTAATTCCTCCACTGTGGGCAATGATGGTGTATCCATGATGCTTCTCAACATGAACCCCGTAGTCATAGCCGTATCCGGTAGGCAAGGATCGTTTGAGCTGCACTTGCTTGCTTTGCCCTCTCAGTACTTGAAAATCATCGCAACATTCCACCTCACCTGTTCATCTTGACACTTGACCCATTCCTCTGTTCGGGGTAATAGCTGATGAGTGCACTTCCAATGGCAAATGGCCCTAAGTTATTGCTGACATAACGAGAACGATCTTCTAGTATTGGCTCAAAAATATCTAAAAAGGCTCTATCCACTGGGGATTTTGTGTCTTTCCCGCATACATGATCGCTAAAACAGCAGCTCGGCGGATATTTTTATTTGGATCAATTGACCATATTTTAATAATAGGCAAACAATCATCAAAAAAATCGTTCAAGGATTACTCCGCAGGCACTTGCCACCCATTCGCGAACTTCCCAATTAGAACTGTTAGCTAGCTTGTCCAAGGTCAGATTGACACAATCTTGATCGCGTGAAAAATAATCAGTCAAGGCCATGGCGCCAATCTCCTATGCAGTTGGATTCTCAACATCACACCCCTTGATGAACGCCCTTTCGACTGTCTCATCCACTCATTTTGGCGTTCATCCCCTTGATGAAAGCCCCTCTTGACTGCTCTCAACCCTATTTTGGCGTTCATACCCTCGATGAACGCCTTTCCGGCTGCCTCATCCACTCATTTTGGCGTTCATACCCTTGATGAACGCCTTTCCGGCTGCCCCACTCCCTCTTTTTGGCGTTCATACCCTTGATGAACGCCTTTCCAGCTGCCCCACTCCCTCTTTTTGGCGTTCATACCCTCGATGAACGCCATTCTTGCCTGCTCTCAACCCTATTTTGGCGTTCATCCCCTTGATGAAAGCCTTTCCAGCTGCCCCACTCCCTCTTTTTGGCGTTCATACCCTCGATGAACGCCCCTCTTGCCTGCTCTCAGACCTCTTTTGGCGTTCATACCCTTGATGAACGCCCTTTCGACTGTCTCATCCACTCATTTTGGCGTTCATACCCTTGATGAACGCCATTCTTGCCTGCTCTCAGACCTCTTTTGGCGTTCATATACCCTTGATGAACGCCATTCCGGCTGGCCCACTCCCTCTTTTTGGCGTTCATCCCCTTGATGAACGCCTTTCCGGCTGTCTCATCCACTCATTTTGGCGTTCATCCCCTTGATGAACGCCCCTCTTGACTGCTCTCAGACCTCTTTTGGCGTTCATACCCTTGATGAACGCCCTTTCGACTGTCTCATCCACTCATTTTGGCGTTCATACCCTTGATGAACGCCATTCTTGCCTGCTCTCAACCCTATTTTGGCGTTCATACCCTTGATGAACGCCCTTCCAGCTGCCCCACTCCCTCTTTTTGGCGTTCATCCCGTCGATAAACGCCATTCTTGCCTGCTCTCAACCCTCTTTTTGGCGTTCATACCCTTGATGAACGCCATTCTTACCTACTCTCAACCCTATTTTGGCGTTCATACCCTCGATGAAACGCCCTTTCGGCTGCCTCATCCACTCATTTTGGCGTTCATCCCTTTGATGAACGCCTTTCCGGCTGCCTCATCCACTCATTTTGGCGTTCATCCCTTTGATGAACGCCCTTTCGGCTGCCTCATCCACTCATTTTGGCGTTCATCCCCTTGATGAACGCCTTTCCGGCTGCCCCACTCCCTCTTTTTGGCGTTCATCCCGTCGATAAACGCCATTCTTGCCTGCTCTCAACCCTCTTTTTGGCGTTCATACCCTTGATGAACGCCATTCTTACCTACTCTCAACCCTATTTTGGCGTTCATACCCTCGATGAAACGCCCTTTCGGCTGCCTCATCCACTCATTTTGGCGTTCATCCCCTTGATGAACGCCTTTCCAGCTGCCCCACTCCCTCTTTTTGGCGTTCATCCCCTTGATGAACGCCCTTCTTGCCTGCTCTCAACCCTATTTTGGCGTTCATCCCCTTGATGAACGCCATTCCAGCTGCCCCACTCCCTCTTTTTGGCGTTCATCCCCTTGATGAACGCCTTTCCGGCTGTCTCATCCACTCATTTTGGCGTTCATCCCCTTGATGAACGCCCCTCTTGACTGCTCTCAACCCTATTTTGGCGTTCATACCCTTGATGAACGCCATTTCGGCTGCCTCATCCACTCATTTTGGCGTTCATCCCCCTTGATGAACGCCATTCTTATCTACTCTCAACCCTATTTTGGCGTTCATACCCTCGATGAACGCCCTTTCGGCTGCCTCATCCACTCATTTTGGCGTTCATCCCCTTGATGAACGCCTTTCCAGCTGCCCCACTCCCTCTTTTTGGCGTTCATACCCTCGATGAACGCCCCTCTTGCCTGCTCTCAGACCTCTTTTGGCGTTCATACCCTTGATGAACGCCCTTTCGACTGTCTCATCCACTCATTTTGGCGTTCATCCCCCTTGATGAACGCCATTCTTATCTACTCTCAACCCTATTTTGGCGTTCATACCCTCGATGAACGCCCTTTCGGCTGCCTCATCCACTCATTTTGGCGTTCATCCCCTTGATGAACGCCTTTCCAGCTGCCCCACTCCCTCTTTTTGGCGTTCATACCCTCGATGAACGCCCCTCTTGCCTGCTCTCAGACCTCTTTTGGCGTTCATACCCTTGATGAACGCCCTTTCGACTGTCTCATCCACTCATTTTGGCGTTCATACCCTTGATGAACGCCATTCTTGCCTGCTCTCAACCCTATTTTGGCGTTCATACCCTTGATGAACGCCCTTCCAGCTGCCCCACTCCCTCTTTTTGGCGTTCATCCCGTCGATAAACGCCATTCTTGCCTGCTCTCAACCCTCTTTTTGGCGTTCATACCCTTGATGAACGCCATTCTTACCTACTCTCAACCCTATTTTGGCGTTCATACCCTCGATGAAACGCCCTTTCGGCTGCCTCATCCACTCATTTTGGCGTTCATCCCCTTGATGAACGCCTTTCCAGCTGCCCCACTCCCTCTTTTTGGCGTTCATCCCCTTGATGAACGCCCTTCTTGCCTGCTCTCAACCCTATTTTGGCGTTCATACCCTCGATGAACGCCCTTTCGGCTGCCTCATCCACTCATTTTGGCGTTCATCCCCTTGATGAACGCCTTTCCAGCTGCCCCACTCCCTCTTTTTGGCGTTCATACCCTCGATGAACGCCCCTCTTGCCTGCTCTCAGACCTCTTTTGGCGTTCATACCCTTGATGAACGCCCTTTCGACTGTCTCATCCACTCATTTTGGCGTTCATACCCTTGATGAACGCCATTCTTGCCTGCTCTCAACCCTATTTTGGCGTTCATACCCTTGATGAACGCCCTTCCAGCTGCCCCACTCCCTCTTTTTGGCGTTCATCCCGTCGATAAACGCCATTCTTGCCTGCTCTCAACCCTCTTTTTGGCGTTCATACCCTTGATGAACGCCATTCTTACCTACTCTCAACCCTATTTTGGCGTTCATACCCTCGATGAAACGCCCTTTCGGCTGCCTCATCCACTCATTTTGGCGTTCATCCCTTTGATGAACGCCTTTCCGGCTGCCTCATCCACTCATTTTGGCGTTCATCCCTTTGATGAACGCCCTTTCGGCTGCCTCATCCACTCATTTTGGCGTTCATCCCCTTGATGAACGCCTTTCCGGCTGCCCCACTCCCTCTTTTTGGCGTTCATAAGGCTTTTTATAAATGGGAATAGATCTTCCACCTTTGATTTCCTTATTTAATCTTGGCTGGGGCTGTACCTGCATGTTTTGTCGAGTGTTTCTCTAAATTCTTAATAAGCTCTTTTAAATCAGTCTCTTGAATCGCTTCTTCTGCCTCTGTTTTCCATTCATTCATGAGCAACTCTCGCCTTTAAGATGCAGGTTAAGCCAATCAACCATCTCTCCTAGCATCCCTAAACTGATGTAATGATCCAGCCGCGGAATTTCTTGATAAGTGATAAGCTCGTGCCGGGCTTTATAAACATCGCGTAACGCCTCATAAAAATACTTAGTACCTCCAATTGGGACGATTGAATCGGAGCTGCCATGCTGAAGAAGGACAGGCCTTAAAGGTAAGGTTTTCAAACGGGAAACGGGGTCTTTTTCTCTTATGGGCTTCATTTCCTCTTCTGTCGCAGTTGTACGACCATCAAGTTCTCGGAATAAACGCTCGGCTTCCTCCCAGGCTCCTGATCCATTTGCTGCGATTAACCCATAGATTTCTGGAAAATGAGCAAAAATCCCCGAGACAACCAACCCGCCTGCTGAACTTCCCAACACAGCTGTTATTCTGGGATCGACCTGCCAATGCGCCTTCGTATAGCGAAGCAAGAGAGCGAACTCCTCAACAGCTGAAAAAATAATCGACCAAAACTCTTTCTGGAGGTCTTTTTCCTCATAGCGTCCCCCATGCTTAGGCAGGTCCGGTAAAATAACTTGATACCCTAATGCACTTAAAAGAGTGCCCATTAACCGATACGCTTCTTTACTTGATGCCCAGCCATGATAAATAAACACCGTAGGCAACGTCCCCGTTTTGTCAGGGGGACAGCTATGTAAAACAGGAATGCCATCAATCACGGTTTCTGTTATTAATGTCATTTCATTAAACCTCATCTTTTTATCTAGACATAAATTCCTAATAAATTTATATCACAATTTTCCGAACAATAAGTTGATTTGTTTTTGATTTTAAAATTTCTTAATTGACATTGACGCAACGTAAAGGACTAAACTATAGCTGTAAAGGGAGTGTGAGGATGTATACGATTCAAGAACTCGCCAAGCTCGCCGATATTAGTACTAGAACCTTAAGGTATTATGATGACATTAACCTTTTAAAACCTGTCATGAGAAATCCTGCGGGTTATCGTTTATATGGGCCCGAGCAGGTTGATCGATTACAGGATATCCTCTTCTATAAAGAACTTGGCTTTGATTTAAAAACAATTGCTTCCATCATCAATCAACCGACATTTGATAGGCAATCAGCCCTCCTGCAGCATCGCGAACAGCTTTTACAACAAAGAAGCTCCCTTGACCGCTTGATTAATAATGTTGAGAAAACACTTAGATCCATGAAAGGACGTGAGACGATGAATGATAAGGAGAAGTTCGAAGGGTTTAAGAAACAAATGGTTGAACAAAATGAAGCCACTTATGGAGTCGAAATCCGAGAAAGCTTCGGAGACGATGTTGTCAACCAGGCGAATGAGAAATGGCTCAACCAAACACCCGAAGAGCATGAACACGCGAAGTCCCTTGAGCAGGAAATGTTGCAAAAGCTAAAAGAAGCTTTTAAAACCGGGAATCCGGGAGGCCTTCTTGCTCAAGAGGCAGCTGTTCTTCACAAACAATGGCTGGAATGCTATTGGCCAACCTATTCAAAAAAAAGCGCATGCCGGTCTTGCCCAAATTTATGTTCAAGATGAGCGTTTTAAAGCTTATTATGATAAAGAACAGCCCGGCTTAGCTGATTTTCTTAAACGGGCTATTTCAGTCTTTACAAGGATCACCAATTAATCGTACAAGAAAACAACCTGTCAGCCTTTTCAACTGACAGGTTTTATTTTGTGAAGGATCCCGTTGTACCTTGAGTCACTTTAATAAGATCGACTCCCTTTAAAAAGATCTGTTGGCCTCTTTTTCCTGCACTTATACTGATTGGGTCAAGCGGTTCAATGGATTGGTCTAGATATAAAGGATAAGCCTTTTTCACACCAAGCGGCGATACGCCCCCTCGGATGTAACCTGTTAACCCTTGAATTTCTTTAACCGCAACCATTTCAACTTTTTTGTTCCCACTGAAATTGGCGAGCGCTTTTAGATCCAATTCTTTATCACCTGGGATACACGCCATTAAAATTCCGGTTTTATCACCGCGCAAGACAAGCGTTTTAAAAATATGGGATGGAAAAAGGCCTAATTTCGCTGCAACCGTTACAGCGTCTAGTTCCTCCTCCTTCCATTCATACTCATGAAGACTATAGGCAATGTGATTCTTATCCAACACACGACAAGCATTTGTTTTGGCTGACAAAAACGACCACCTCTCTTTATTCCACTCTTCATTTTTTGAATTCATTATATCATTAAAACAGTGGAAACACTTACCAGAATACGCTTATAAAAAAGACACATACTAGTAGTACATCAACCAAAGGAGTGAATTTCAAATGTCAAACAACAGTAATCAAATCTTAGTTCCAGGTGTAGAACAAGCATTG
This region includes:
- a CDS encoding alpha/beta fold hydrolase — translated: MTLITETVIDGIPVLHSCPPDKTGTLPTVFIYHGWASSKEAYRLMGTLLSALGYQVILPDLPKHGGRYEEKDLQKEFWSIIFSAVEEFALLLRYTKAHWQVDPRITAVLGSSAGGLVVSGIFAHFPEIYGLIAANGSGAWEEAERLFRELDGRTTATEEEMKPIREKDPVSRLKTLPLRPVLLQHGSSDSIVPIGGTKYFYEALRDVYKARHELITYQEIPRLDHYISLGMLGEMVDWLNLHLKGESCS
- the ybaK gene encoding Cys-tRNA(Pro) deacylase; the encoded protein is MSAKTNACRVLDKNHIAYSLHEYEWKEEELDAVTVAAKLGLFPSHIFKTLVLRGDKTGILMACIPGDKELDLKALANFSGNKKVEMVAVKEIQGLTGYIRGGVSPLGVKKAYPLYLDQSIEPLDPISISAGKRGQQIFLKGVDLIKVTQGTTGSFTK